A single window of Arvicola amphibius chromosome 15, mArvAmp1.2, whole genome shotgun sequence DNA harbors:
- the LOC119801885 gene encoding zinc finger protein 431-like, with translation MNAVTYDDVHVDFTWEEWTLLDPSQRNLYKDVMLDTYRNLTIIGYSWKDHNIEEHCQNSRRYERPERNHTGEKPSVYTQYVKVFAYDRHLQRHESTHIGEKLYEVSLCGRACERDRNLQMNERAHTEEKPYEYSPWGRAFTLHSRLRRHERTQTEEKPYGCDQCGKAFAHPRNLQIHKKTHSGEKPYRCDQCGKAFAHHRNLQLHKRTHTGEKPYGCDQCGKAFAHHSNLQIHKRIHTGEKPYGCDQCGKAFAHPRNLQVHKRTHTGEKPYECNQCTKAFAQQSHLKCHKRTHTGERPYECNQCGKAFTCHSSLQIHKRIHTGEKPYECNQCEKAFGDFKSFQIHKRSHTGEKPYECNQCGKAFTQHTNLQTHRRRHTGEKPYECSQCGKAFACHSSLQIHKRTHTGEKPYECNQCAKTFAQIGHLQTHKRTHTGEKPYECNQCGKAFTSHNALQMHKRTHTGEKPYECNQCGKAFTQHGNLQTHRRRHTGEKPY, from the exons ATG AatgcagtgacctatgatgatgtgcatgTTGACTTTACTTGGGAAGAGTGGACAttgctggatccttcccagaggaatctctacaaagatgtgatgctggacaCCTACAGGAACCTCACTATCATAG GATACAGTTGGAAGGACCATAATATTGAAGAACATTGTCAAAATTCTAGAAGATATGAAAG GCCTGAAAGAaatcatactggagagaaaccttctGTATATACTCAATATGTTAAAGTCTTTGCTTATGACAGACATCTTCAAAGGCATGAAAGCACACATATTGGGGAGAAACTGTATGAAGTTAGTCTATGTGGTAGAGCCTGTGAACGTGATAGAAATCTTCAAATGAATGAAAGAGCACATACTgaagagaaaccctatgaatataGTCCATGGGGTAGAGCCTTTACTCTTCACAGTCGTCTCCGAAGGCATGAAAGGACACAAACTGAAGAGAAACCCTATGGATGtgatcaatgtggtaaagcctttgcacatccTAGAaatcttcaaatacataaaaaaacacatagtggagagaaaccctatagatgtgatcagtgtggtaaagcctttgcacatcaTAGAAATCTTCAgttacataaaagaacacataccgGGGAGAAACCCTATGGATgtgatcagtgtggtaaagcctttgcacatcaTAGTaatcttcaaatacataaaagaatacatactggagagaagccctatggatgtgatcaatgtggtaaagcctttgcacatccTAGAAATCTTCAggtacataaaagaacacatactggggagaaaccctatgaatgcaaTCAGTGTACTAAAGCCTTTGCACAGCAAAGtcatcttaaatgccataaaagaacacatactggagagagaccgtatgaatgtaatcaatgtggtaaagcctttacatGTCACAGTAgtcttcaaatacataaaagaatacatactggagagaaaccctatgaatgtaaccAATGTGAAAAAGCATTTGGTGATTTCAAAtcttttcaaattcataaaagaagccatactggagagaaaccatatgaatgcaatcaatgtggtaaagcctttacacAACACACTAATCTTCAAACACATAGAAGAagacatactggagagaaaccctatgaatgtagtcaatgtggtaaagcttttgcatGTCACAGTAGTCTTCagatacataaaagaacacatactggagagaaaccctatgaatgcaaTCAGTGTGCTAAAACCTTTGCACAAATTGGTCACctccaaacacataaaagaacacatactggagagaaaccctatgaatgtaatcaatgtggtaaagcctttactTCTCACAAtgctcttcaaatgcataaaagaacacatactggagagaaaccctatgaatgtaatcagtgtggtaaagcctttacacAACATGGTAATCTTCAAACACACAGAAGAagacatactggagagaaaccctactaA